CAGATTCCTCAGATCATTTCTACCCAGAGAGGAGTTTCCTGGGCCACCCGCTCCTCCCCCACTTTAGAGAAAAAGCTTAGTGGTGTGTAGACGAGGCCACCAGGGGGACGGTGGAGCCTTCCCAATGAATCACTCCCCTCTTTGGAGGGGTTTCTACAAAGCCGCAGCTCTAAACTGGCCAGGGATCAGATCACCCAGGGGTGGGGAGGCTGAACACACAagctataatatatatatttcgttTTGCATAAGTTGGGACATTTTTGAGAGCAAAAGAGGGCATGGTTAATAACTCTGCGGGGCCAAAAGGTCTACTCAGGGCACAGCCTGGTGAGGGTGGACCCTGGTCGCCCTGCCTCAGGAGAACGGTTGTgaaatctgcttcccaaaggcctGTGGGAGGCCCTCGCAGGCAGAGCATCTGGTGACAAAGGTGGATGAACCGCTCAGGCCCAGGTTTGTCCCCAGGCCTCTAGAGGCCCAGAACAGTGCCTTCCCTGGCAGCGCCACCTGCTGGCCCCTCCCACCCTTCACTCAAGCCCTGCCCAGGTGGGGAAAGTGGGGCCAAGCTAGTCTCAAGAGGGGCTGGTGCGTAGCTCTCAGCCCCCCACCTTGCTCGGGCCCGCAAGAGGCCCACAGACCTTGGCCTGGTACTCGGCCTGGTCCATCTTCTGCACCTCGGCCACGGCCTGCTTCATCAGGGCCTCCAGTTTCTCGTTGACCCGCTCCCGGCGCAGCTCCCGGCTGCCCTCGGCTGCCACAAAGGAGTACACACTCTGATCAGCCCGGGCGCGCCCTCTCGACTGAACCATGGAGATCTCGTTGGTCAGGAGCCCGTAGCGGACCACCGCGTTGCATTGTGGGATGTCCAGCCCTTCCTCTGCCACGCTTGTAGCCACCAGGAGGTTCAGGGCACCCATGCGAAACTTCCGGATCACCTCTTCCTGGTCCCTCTGGGGTGGGAGATGAGAGAGGGAAGAGGGTCCTGAGGAGCGCACAGGCCTGCTTGCCAGCCCAGCCTCAGCTCTTTTACTCACAATCTCAGCCCCTCCCCCTGAAGGCCCCCAAAGAGCTCCATCATTTTTCCAGAGCACCACCCAGTCCCCATCCGTCTCAGGGGCCCCCACAAATCCTTTCCCTCAAACACAGGGTCTCTCAGGCCCTATACTTCCCCTCCCAGGCCCTCAATCCCCTACCCTGAAGAATCACAATACCCACCTCTTCTCCCTGGGACCCCCAAATGGGGAAGGGGGCGGCCTTGGGCACTGAGCGGCTCAGTGTTCAGTCTTCTCCCCAAGCCCTCTACCCTTATACTAGGGACATTCAGTCCCCCTTTCCCAGGGtctccctgtcccctccccgTCCTTCTTTTCAGGGAATGTCCCCAGCCCAAGCCCGCACCTGGGTCATGTGGGGGCGCTGGCTGCTGGTCCCTGCCCCAATGAGCATCTGCGCCCTGATGTCCAAGGTCTGCAGGCCGGGCTGCTGCTGGAGCCAGAGCAGGAGGGAGTGAGCGCTCTGCCGGGTGCGGGTGAAGATGATACCCCGAGAGTTGAGGGGGGTCGCAAACTGCTTCTGCAGGATCCGCTCCAGCACCTTCAGCTTGGGGTTCTCTGGGCCAAGTCTTGCCAACTGGGTCAGCTCGTTTTTGTGAGCTGCAGGGATACCAAAGACAGAGGCAGGGAACCCTGCTTGAGTGAGGGTGGGTTGGGCATGTGGGGCGGGGCGTGCAGGGCAGGGTGCAGGGCAGGGTGCAGGGCAGGGTGGGGACGGAGACAAGCAGCTCTGGAGGGCGTGACAAGACTGAGCAAGGGCTCTCTCGGCTCTGCCCCATCGTCCGTTTTGCCCCGCTGCAGCCCTGCTCTAGGTCCTCTCCTGTAGAATCCCTCGTCCACAGAGTGCAGACCCGGTACCCTTCAGCCCCCCTCCCACACTGACCCTTGACCTTTTCAACCTGGCTTCTGGCACCCAGAGGCGTCTCTGGATCTCAAGTCTCTGCCGGCCTCCAAGGTCACCCACCCTCTGACCATTGCGTTCCCCAGTCTGAGGGACTTTCAGGAGCAGTTCCAGCGAGGGGATTTTGTAAAACTCTTTGCCATGATGTGCGTTCGCCTTTGCATCTGTGCAAACCTTGAGCACGAAAGCCCCCACCCCGCCCGCACAAAACAATCAAACTCACAGCCGCCAtccagtccatgccgactcatagtgacccctagagggcagggtagaactgcctctgtgcagtTCCGAGACAACCCTTTCGgccagtagaaagcctcttcattctcccgcggagcagctggtttcgaacggctgaccttgaagCTCGTAGCCTAACACGTAACTCAGTTTTTTGTTACATCCACCACCTTGACTTTGGTCCCCAAACCCGACTCACGGTATCCTCGGCCGTCCTGCCCTCCCTGGGCCTCACCCTGGAACTGCGCCAGCAGCCAGCGCTCGGCTTGCAGCACCTGGACCTTCGTGGAGCACTCCCGGTTGTAGAAGTCCTGCAGCGTGGCCAGGGCATCCTCGGCGCGGACCGTGTCGTGGATGAGCAGCGAGTCGTTGTAGCGCCGCAGGTGGAGCGCGTACACTCGCTGCTGCTGGAAGCCCTTCTCGGCCGCTGTGCGTAAGAGGGCCACATACCAGGCTCCCGCCGGGCCCCGCCCCTTCACGGCTGAGCCCCGCCCCTCAGGGCTAACCCAGGTAGAGCCCGCCCTTGGATACAGGCTCCGCCCCTGCTGGTCTCCTCACAGGCAACCCCTCTCACCAGTCTGGCTCAGCTCCACCACCTGCTGCTCGTACTTCTGGGTCCCAAAGTCTCGGCTCAGCTCGGGCAGCTCCATGTGGTCGTGGACTTGGTCCATGATTTTCTTTAGCAAGTCCCCAAACGGGTCCTAGGAGGTAGGAGTGAGGGCATGAGGGGGTCCCCACAGTCTTGGGAGTGCTGACaacttaccccccacctcctgtGACTCCGCTGCCTCTTGGCTTTACTGCCCCCCTTTTATCACCCCCAATGTTATTTTGTTGCTGAAAACATACAGTTACAACCTACTTGTACACCAATCCCAGTTTCTACGTGGGCAACTGAGGCACACGGATGGCATTCTCTTAGTTGTGGGTCCAaatggactccatggctgtgggGCTTTTTGTTTGCTGCTTCCACGGATGATGCGtgcttgggggttggggggctctTGGCTCTGGCCTGGGCTCAGTGACGTCTCCTCCTTTCCCAAACCTGCCAGGTCAGACACCCGCAGGGGACACACAAAGTGCCCCTGCTTCACGGTTGGCAAAGCCCTGCACGGGGCGTCCAGGGTCCGGACCCCACTCCAGCCCCGCCCCGGGCACCTGGCTGCGCCGCTGGCAGAGGTCATACTCTTTGTAGGGCTGTTGccgctgttcctgcagctggggCTGGTGTTGCTGGGGTGACATGATGCACCAGGTGTCTAGATTGGCACAGAGCTGGAGGCAACAGAGAGGGGTACACTGAGATGGCAAGGCGtgggaacaatgggctcagctttggggcagggcaggggattcGGTCCTTCATGACTATCCACGGCTACCACTGAGGGACTGCGAATGGAGCTGGGAGGAGAGGTGAGCTGGGCAGCCTGGGAGTGTTTCGGAAGCATGGAAAGGACCGGAACCCTGAAGGATGGAGGATGGAATGCAGTGCAGAGAGGTGCGACAGGAGCACCTCTCAAAGGTGACATTGTAAGTTTCTCTCCAATACGTCAGGGACAGGTAACTTGCCAGGGAAAGTTCAGGCGGAAGCAGCAGGAAGCACAATGGTGAGAACAAACCTGCAGAGCctgaggaaagggagagggagagcgcCCAGGGGCAACCTCTCAGGGGGTGTGTGATTCCAGCCAGCCAGTCTCGGCTGGCACCCCCCCTTGGACTGGCACCCTGTTGGGGGCAAGTGTCCCCCTCCGGCCTAATCTGTCAGCTGGACCTATCCAGGATACAGGATAGTCAGTCGAGGTGAAGTGTGAGTGTGGTGGAGGAGGTAGGAAAGGAAGCACGAGGCTGGAGAGACAGGTTGGGGGCATACGTCACTGCAACGCTCTGAGCTAGAGTGAGGAGCTGATTTGGCTAAGAAGCCACTGGACGCTGTTGCTGTGTGTCTTAGGAGAGGAAGGGGCCAGCCCTGCCATGGGGAGCCCAGGTAGGGGAGTGGGGCCTGGGTAGGGTGGTCAAGGAGGTCCCTGGTGGGCCGGGTTATGGGAAGGCCAAAGGACCGGCTGACCTGCAGGATGTGGTTGACAGCTCCATCGAAGGTGGAGGCCCCACCAGTGCCTGGGGAGGCGGTGAGCCCCAGCACCTGGGGCAGGTTCCTCACCCTCTGGAGTTTAAGTTTCAGGTACTGGCTCAGGATGTTGTTGTAAACGGTGTCCTTGTGTGTGTGGTGACACTCATCCACCACGAGCAGCGAGAAGTCTGAGGAGGGGCGCAGGAGGTGGTGCCGAATGTGAGCGGCATATACAAAGCTCCTCCTCCCATCAGCTGGTCCCAAGGCATTGAGGCAGGATTTCAAAATTCTCCCCTCCTTCCAACCAGCCAGGAGGAGGAAACCTGCCCTGCGGGGATGATGGATACATTGTATCCATTAGCAAACTGAGGTTCTCAGGAAAACAAGTCAGTGGGGCTGGTTTACTGCCCCattaggaaactgaggctcagctgGGGCGTGTGCCAGAGCCGGGCTTCGCCAGTGTATACGCTAGGGGGGCCCTGGGGCTAAGCAGGAGGGTCTGCCCTAGctgcttctctccccaccccagctCCTACCTGTGAGCTCCacgtgctcttcttcctcagagctGGTCAGGGCCGTCTGCAGCAGCTCAGCGGTGCAGATGAGCAGGTCACTGCTGCGGGCCAGGTGGCCGAAGCCGGCCCGTGGCCCCATGTCCCCGCTCAAGGTTGTGATTGTCCAACGTCCAGCCAGCATGCCACTAAACTCCTCCCGATGCTGGGTGACCAGGTGCACCTGAGGATGGGGAATGAGGGGAGAAAACTAGTATTATCCGCTAGAGTTCTGGGGAGGAGGCTCGGTCACCCCAGGACGGGTAAGGAACTGGGCTGGGGTAGGTGAGCACAGCTGCTCTGGTGTTCAGGAGACACCAGAGGAGTGGATGCCCCCAGAAGGGAGGGCGGGTCACTCACCCTGTTGACCAGGACAACCACCTTGGCTCGGGCCACAGTCTCTAGATGTCTCTTGGCCACATACGCTGCCGCCCGGGTCTTGCCGGCGCCCGTGGGCAGCCATATGATGATATTCTTGCCCCGAAGGGCCGGCATGATCACCTCCCACTGGTAGGATCGCAGCTCCATTCCGGGTAGGGCAGGGACAGCCCCACGGGCCCTTCTTTCAACTGCCCCTGGGAACCCGTGGCTTGctctgctggaggcaggacaggaAAACACCTTTCTCTGCCCAGGGCTATTTGCCTTGAGCCAGGAGGGCAGCAGGCCAGGGCACTCCAGCCGCCTCCAGGAGTCTGCTTTGGCCGAGAGGGAAGGGACAAGGTCGGCCCTGCCTGGCCCGGGTCTCACCTGCACCACCCGGCAGGCAGGGGCAGCTCTGCGGAGCTCAGCCGGACGCCGCGGGAGCTGAGccgagataggaagtggaaactgaAACTGAGGGGCGGAGCCAGAGCCTGCCCTCCAAGCCTTTCCCAGACTCTCCCGGGTGCGGCCCCTGCCCCCTGGGGAAAAGCtgcaggatgggggtgggtgggtgaagaaATGCTGCCGGTGAGGGTGCCACTCTGTGCTCCCGCATCCAGctacgccccaccccacccccccgtgcCATCTTGGAGCCAGTTGTGAGCAAGCCCACTCGAAGTCAACGCGGCCCAGCTGAGCTGGTGCCGACCTTGGGGACACGAGCAGGACCATGTGGTGGGCTTGATTGCACCACCACACCCGGAAGTCTCCTGGCCCGTGAGGGGCCCAGggtcagcctgggaaacccccagGAAACCATCAcacgcagggggaaaaaaaacccacaaaactttATTGTTCCCTCCAAGGGAAGAATGCCAGGGAATGACTGGTCCCCATGCACCCCCCTCCTCCGGAGGGGGGGACGACGGCGACGACAGAATGACAGACAGTACAGAGGGAAGCGTGGCCCCTTCAGTTGGGGTTGAACTGACCACCTGGGAAGCCCACCCACTCAAGCCCAAGCCATCACTTAGTCCCAGCCCTGGAGAAATCAGCGAAGTCGGGCCAGGATTCAGGGAAGCCCCAGCTCTGGGGGAGCCGGGTGAGGCGTCGCCCCGGGGCCTGGGCAGGGGGTGTCCTCTGGCCCTCGCCATCCTAGAGGGGCGGGGCCCGGACCCCGCCCGGAGGTCAGAGCCGGGAAGCGGGGGTCACACCTGCAGGCTGTGGGCGGCCGCATGCCCAGGAGGGCCTGTGGAAGGAagaggggctgggtggcccctggctggagggtgtgtggggaggagggggtgacCCCAGGTCCGCGGCCAGGGGCTACTTGTCAATGAGCCCCCCCTCCTTGAGCTTGAAGTAGAAGAACTTCTCCAGGGCGCTGGCGCAGCGGCAGTACTCGCTGTCCGGCGGGTTGTACTCCCGGCAGTTGGCGATGACCCGCTGCAGGTCCGCCACGAAGAGCTTCCGGGTCACGTAGTAGCGGCTGCGCAGGCGCTCCGTCATGGTCTTCAGGTCTGGGCAGCAGGAGACAAGGGCAGGCCTTCCTTACAGGCCCCCAGCTCCCCGAAGGGCTTTCTCAGGCCAGGGGAAAGGCAACCGAGGGGCTGGCGGGGGAGTCGGGGAATCTTCGGGCGGCGCCACAGAGCCCACAGGCTCTAGTTTCCAGAATAGATCTACCCACTTGGAAAACGGGCAAGGGCACGAACAGCCGGCGTCCAACGGCCGGCCAGCGAGCCCACGGGAAGGTGCTCTGCCCACCGGCGAGATGCTCCAACGCAAAACCGAATCGACGCTCGCTCGGCTCACCCCGGGCGGCACATGGCAAGCGACGGAGACCGGGCAAGTGAGCCGCAACCGACCCCCGCGATGCCAGTGGGCACCTGGGAGCCTCGGGCACTGCTGGCAGGGCAGCGCAGTGACTGCTAGAGCACGAGGCTTAGGGCCTGTGCTGTGTTCGGGCCAACAGATGAGCCTGCGAAAGGAGCGGTCGCGGTCGCGCTCGTGAGGGGTGCACATCCCAGGACAATCAGCCCCATGAGCTCAGGAGGGTGGCACGACCCGAGGGCAGTGCAGCGGAGCAAGTGGGGTAAGGGACGCTATGCGCAGACGCGATGAAACAGAAAGCAGGGGTTGGTGAAAGGAAAGCGGCACCCGCTGCAGACTAACAAAGTTTAAACAAAGCGCGTGAGCGACCCTAAGATTCAGCCTTTGCCTCCTGGGTACGGGCAGACCCGAGAACGACTGGGCGCGGGTGAACAAACGGACACGGGCGCACTTCTGTTCATGAACAAAGAAAATGAAGCCCTGCAGGTGCCCAGCAACAGACGACTGGGGAAGCCAGGTGTGGTGCCCCTGCCCATGGGCTACTCAGCCACGCGTCACACATGGATGATCCCAGGGGGCATGGTGCGGAACCAGAAGGACAAGTATAGTGTGACCTCACTTTCCAAAAGTGACAAGGGTCGTCAGAtacagtggtggggtggggaggggttcaCTCTGTAGACGGCTGTCACTTTATTTAGGGTGATGGGAAAGGGTGCCTTGAATGAGAGCGGTGTGTGCAGTTTACCTACCCAAGGTAATGCCCACTGGGCTGTATTGTATACACACGGGGGTGCGCGTGCAGGTGTGCACACAGGTTTTGGAAAATGCTGTTAGAAGTGGCGTCAAAACATCAGTGTGAACAAGAAAATAGCGTGCAACATCGCCACACAtgcttgaagccccctcatggatGGGGGTAAGTGGGCATTATTACTAAATCATAGAAACCCTTAGTAAACAAAGCTATCAAAGCGTGAGGCGATTGGCCTGCTTCCTCCTCCTGACCCCAGGCCAGAGCTCTTGACGGCATCCACCTGTGCCCGCAATGCAATGCCCCTCAAGAAacaggctcaggcctggggcagccaaAAGCCGAAGAAGAAAAGATCATTGGAGACAAAACCTTTGGTCTAAACAGAAAGGAGAAAAGCAACGGCCGTTGAGCAAGGCTGTCACTCAGCCAGTTAAATCCGGTCACAAAATCCACGTCAGCACAATGTGACGCTGAAATGAAATGGAAGGAAGATGACAAGAAAGAATGACAGGAGCCAAGCGAACTGCTCAAACCTGTAGTTGCTactcccctcccgccccccccccccaaaagtcaAGGTGCAGGTCCCAGATTTGTGTCGTGTGCACTCCTAAGCAAGGACCGCACAGGcaaggggagagagggaagttCTCTCGTGACTGGACGCTGGTGAGGAAATGAGAACCGGAGAGTGTTTACGTGGAAGCAAGGGGCACTGAGCTGGCAAAGGGTACCCTGGAGAATCGGGATGAGGAAAACAGAAGTGGCAAACTAgaaaagaaaaaacccacaaCTCAACTCATGCGCAAGCATTTCCTCGAAGCTGTTGAAAACAAGTATGGCGGGTTTGGGGTACgccctggaggagggagaggtGTATGCGCCGGTCACGCGCGCCTTCCCTCCGATTTGTGTTGACAAAGGACAAAATGGAAGATGAAATTTCATAAGAAGAGCCCATGGAAAGAGAGTGTTCTGTCCCCAGGTCCAAAGATGGCCCAAATCCCTCCGGAATCTTTTCTCGCAAGGAAAACACAAGAACAGAGGGATGGACTTGAGCAAGATATGGAACAAATAAAAACCAACTTCAAAGCAGGGCAAGGACTATTGACCCATGGGTGTGAGTGTTGGCATTTCATCCTGAACtgcttggtggtggtggagaagcagcagcagatcaTGCCCGTTCTCCCCGGGAACAAGAGGTGAAGAGGCCGAGGGCCCTGTGGACATAATCGACACAGGTCTAGGCCTGTTTATTCCAAGAGATGTGATGAGACAGGTGTTAAGGTGGACAGTCTTAGAGCTTCGGCACATATGCTTCAGAAAAGGAGGCCGGGCAGAAATGGGGAAATAACTGATTTGGAAGAGGAAATCGAAGGGAGGCACAGGACAACGGAGCCATTGGTGCTGTTCCTGTGGATGAAAATCTTTTCACTGGAAGAAGAATGAAACACATCGGGTTGGGGAGC
This window of the Tenrec ecaudatus isolate mTenEca1 chromosome 10, mTenEca1.hap1, whole genome shotgun sequence genome carries:
- the DHX58 gene encoding ATP-dependent RNA helicase DHX58, coding for MELRSYQWEVIMPALRGKNIIIWLPTGAGKTRAAAYVAKRHLETVARAKVVVLVNRVHLVTQHREEFSGMLAGRWTITTLSGDMGPRAGFGHLARSSDLLICTAELLQTALTSSEEEEHVELTDFSLLVVDECHHTHKDTVYNNILSQYLKLKLQRVRNLPQVLGLTASPGTGGASTFDGAVNHILQLCANLDTWCIMSPQQHQPQLQEQRQQPYKEYDLCQRRSQDPFGDLLKKIMDQVHDHMELPELSRDFGTQKYEQQVVELSQTAAEKGFQQQRVYALHLRRYNDSLLIHDTVRAEDALATLQDFYNRECSTKVQVLQAERWLLAQFQAHKNELTQLARLGPENPKLKVLERILQKQFATPLNSRGIIFTRTRQSAHSLLLWLQQQPGLQTLDIRAQMLIGAGTSSQRPHMTQRDQEEVIRKFRMGALNLLVATSVAEEGLDIPQCNAVVRYGLLTNEISMVQSRGRARADQSVYSFVAAEGSRELRRERVNEKLEALMKQAVAEVQKMDQAEYQAKIQELQQSALFRRAARAELQARQRQQFLAEQVRLYCINCLVAVGHGSDLRKVEGSHHVNVNPNFSIYFNASPEPVEIHRAFKDWRPEGAISCRNCGEAWGLQITYKSVKLPVLRIQSMLLETPEGRLQAKKWSRVPFPVLAFDYTQHCANALADLSLN